In the Danio rerio strain Tuebingen ecotype United States chromosome 8, GRCz12tu, whole genome shotgun sequence genome, one interval contains:
- the ap3s1 gene encoding AP-3 complex subunit sigma-1 isoform X2 produces the protein MIKAILIFNNHGKPRLSKFYEHYTEDTEQQIIRETFHLVSKRDENVCNFLEGGLLIGGSDNKLIYRHYATLYFVFCVDSSESELGILDLIQVFVETLDKCFENVCELDLIFHMDKVHNILAEMVMGGMVLETNMSEIITQAEAQSKMEKSETFIFQCPRQDR, from the exons ATGATCAAAGCCATCCTCATATTCAACAACCATGGCAAACCCAGACTGTCCAAATTCTACGAACACTac ACTGAAGACACAGAGCAGCAGATCATCAGAGAAACCTTTCATCTGGTGTCCAAACGAGACGAGAACGTCTGCAACTTCCTGGAGGGCGGACt gctAATCGGCGGCTCAGACAATAAGCTGATCTACAGACACTACGCTACGCTGTACTTCGTCTTCTGTGTGGATTCATCAGAGAGTGAGCTGGGCATCCTGGACCTCATACAG gTGTTTGTGGAGACGCTGGACAAGTGTTTTGAGAATGTGTGCGAACTGGACCTGATCTTCCACATGGACAAG gtccaCAATATCCTGGCAGAGATGGTGATGGGTGGGATGGTGCTGGAGACCAACATGAGTGAGATCATCACACAGGCGGAGGCGCAGAGCAAGATGGAGAAGTctgag aCCTTTATCTTTCAGTGTCCCAGACAGGACAGGTAG
- the ap3s1 gene encoding AP-3 complex subunit sigma-1 isoform X1 has protein sequence MIKAILIFNNHGKPRLSKFYEHYTEDTEQQIIRETFHLVSKRDENVCNFLEGGLLIGGSDNKLIYRHYATLYFVFCVDSSESELGILDLIQVFVETLDKCFENVCELDLIFHMDKVHNILAEMVMGGMVLETNMSEIITQAEAQSKMEKSEICAFLSLCRPLSFSVPDRTGRRRPGLLELQHAPYRPSRT, from the exons ATGATCAAAGCCATCCTCATATTCAACAACCATGGCAAACCCAGACTGTCCAAATTCTACGAACACTac ACTGAAGACACAGAGCAGCAGATCATCAGAGAAACCTTTCATCTGGTGTCCAAACGAGACGAGAACGTCTGCAACTTCCTGGAGGGCGGACt gctAATCGGCGGCTCAGACAATAAGCTGATCTACAGACACTACGCTACGCTGTACTTCGTCTTCTGTGTGGATTCATCAGAGAGTGAGCTGGGCATCCTGGACCTCATACAG gTGTTTGTGGAGACGCTGGACAAGTGTTTTGAGAATGTGTGCGAACTGGACCTGATCTTCCACATGGACAAG gtccaCAATATCCTGGCAGAGATGGTGATGGGTGGGATGGTGCTGGAGACCAACATGAGTGAGATCATCACACAGGCGGAGGCGCAGAGCAAGATGGAGAAGTctgag ATCTGTGcgtttctctctctctgcagaCCTTTATCTTTCAGTGTCCCAGACAGGACAGGTAGACGCAG gccggGATTGCTGGAGCTCCAGCACGCGCCGTATCGGCCGTCAAGAACATGA
- the ap3s1 gene encoding AP-3 complex subunit sigma-1, with protein MIKAILIFNNHGKPRLSKFYEHYTEDTEQQIIRETFHLVSKRDENVCNFLEGGLLIGGSDNKLIYRHYATLYFVFCVDSSESELGILDLIQVFVETLDKCFENVCELDLIFHMDKVHNILAEMVMGGMVLETNMSEIITQAEAQSKMEKSEAGIAGAPARAVSAVKNMNLPEMPKNINIGDISIKVPNLPSFK; from the exons ATGATCAAAGCCATCCTCATATTCAACAACCATGGCAAACCCAGACTGTCCAAATTCTACGAACACTac ACTGAAGACACAGAGCAGCAGATCATCAGAGAAACCTTTCATCTGGTGTCCAAACGAGACGAGAACGTCTGCAACTTCCTGGAGGGCGGACt gctAATCGGCGGCTCAGACAATAAGCTGATCTACAGACACTACGCTACGCTGTACTTCGTCTTCTGTGTGGATTCATCAGAGAGTGAGCTGGGCATCCTGGACCTCATACAG gTGTTTGTGGAGACGCTGGACAAGTGTTTTGAGAATGTGTGCGAACTGGACCTGATCTTCCACATGGACAAG gtccaCAATATCCTGGCAGAGATGGTGATGGGTGGGATGGTGCTGGAGACCAACATGAGTGAGATCATCACACAGGCGGAGGCGCAGAGCAAGATGGAGAAGTctgag gccggGATTGCTGGAGCTCCAGCACGCGCCGTATCGGCCGTCAAGAACATGAACCTCCCAGAGATGCCCAAAAACATCAACATCGGGGACATCAGCATCAAAGTGCCAAACCTGCCGTCTTTTAAATAG
- the cdo1 gene encoding cysteine dioxygenase type 1 has product MDMEQTEVMKPETLEDLIKTLHQIFQSDSINVEEVQNLMESYQSNPQDWMKFAKFDQYRYTRNLVDEGNGKFNLMILCWGEGHGSSIHDHTDSHCFLKLLQGQLKETLFDWPDRKLQSGMKPRGQSVLQENQCAYINDSLGLHRVENVSHTEPAVSLHLYSPPFQSCRTFDQRTGHHNTVKMTFWSKYGERTPYELSVSQENN; this is encoded by the exons ATGGACATGGAGCAGACTGAAGTCATGAAGCCCGAGACTCTGGAGGATCTGATCAAAACTCTGCATCAGATCTTCCAGAGCGACTCCATCAATGTGGAGGAGGTGCAGAACCTGATGGAGTCCTACCAGAGCAACCCGCAGGACTGGATGAAGTTCGCCAAGTTCGACCAGTACAG GTACACCAGGAACCTCGTGGATGAAGGAAACGGAAAGTTCAACCTGATGATCCTGTGCTGGGGTGAAGGACACGGCAG CAGCATCCATGACCACACAGACTCGCACTGCTTCCTGAAGCTGCTGCAGGGTCAGCTGAAGGAGACGCTGTTCGACTGGCCCGACCGCAAGCTGCAGAGCGGCATGAAGCCCCGCGGCCAGAGCGTGCTGCAGGAGAACCAGTGCGCGTACATCAacg actcTCTGGGCCTCCACCGTGTGGAGAATGTGAGCCACACAGAGCCGGCCGTGAGTCTGCACCTCTACAGTCCTCCGTTCCAGAGCTGCCGCACGTTTGACCAGCGCACCGGACACCACAACACCGTCAAGATGACCTTCTGGAGCAAATATGGCGAGAGGACGCCCTAT gagctGAGCGTCTCGCAGGAGAATAACTGA